CCCCTTCATGCGCTTGCCGCGCTTGTCCAGCGCCACCCATTCGTAGGTGGTCAGCTTGCTGACTTCGGCACGTTGGGCGCCGAGCGCGCGCGCCTTGTCGATATTCGTTGCGGTAGCCGTGGCCATGCGCATCTTCCCCCAGTGGTCCAGTCCCGGCGCCGTCCCCGCGGGCGGCGAACAAGATATTCGTGAAGCTTATGTCATTTTTGCCCCGCCAAACCGTGGCGCCGGACGCAACTTCGGTGCGGCGGCGGTCGCGATTCGCCGCTTATTCCTTGGTCACGCGGTCGATCTCGATCAGGCTGGTCAGACCCTGCTTCACCTTCAGCAGGGCCGAAGCGCGCAGGTCGTTCACCCCGGCGGCCTTGGCCGCCGCCGCGATCTCCATGGTGTTGCCGCCCTGCAGGATGATCTTCTGGATCTCCTCCAGCATCGGCATCACCTGGTAAATGCCCACGCGGCCCTTGTAGCCGTCATTGCAGCCGTCGCAGCCGCCGGCCTCGTAGATCGTCATCCCCTCGTCGATATCGGCCTGGCTGAAGCCGGCCGCCAGAAGCACCTGCGGCGGCAGATCCATCGGCTTCTTGCAATCATGCAGGCGCCGCGCCAAGCGCTGGGCGATGATCAGGGTGACCGACGAGGTGATGTTGTACGGGGCGATGCCCATGTTCATCAGGCGCGAAACCGTCTGCGCCGCGTCGTTGGTGTGCAGGGTGGACAGCACCATGTGGCCGGTCTGCGCGGCCTTGATCGCGATTTCGGCGGTTTCCAGGTCGCGGATTTCGCCGACCATGATCACGTCCGGATCCTGGCGCAGGAACGAGCGCAGGGCGCTGGCGAAGGTCATGCCGCGCTTGACGTTCTGCTGCACCTGGTTGATGCCTTCCACGCGGATTTCCACCGGGTCTTCCACGGTGGAAATGTTGCGTTCGGGCGTGTTGAGCATGTTCAGGCCGGTGTACAGCGACACCGTCTTGCCCGAGCCGGTGGGGCCGGTGACCAGCACCAGGCCGTACGGCTTGTGGATGGCGTCGATGTAGAGCTTCTGCTGATTCGGCTCGTAGCCCAGCTTCTCGATGCCGATCCTGGCCGAGGAGCCGTCCAGGATACGCATCACGATCTTCTCGCCGAACAGCGTGGGCAGCACGCTGACGCGGAAGTCGACTGCGCGGGTCTTGGACAGGTTGAGCTTGATGCGGCCGTCCTGCGGCACGCGCTTTTCGGCGATATCCAGCTGAGACATCACTTTGATGCGCGACGAGATGCGGTTGGCCATCTTCATCGGCGGGTTGGCCACCGTGCTGAGGATGCCGTCCATGCGCACGCGCACCCGGTACTGCGTCTCGAACGGTTCGAAATGGATGTCCGAGGCGCCGCGACGGATCGCATCGACCAGCACCTTGTTGACGAACTTCACCACCGGCGCGTCGTCGTTGCCGGTGGCATCGACGCCGCTGCTCGATTCGCTTTCGCCGTCGCCGGCCTCGATATCGAGCTCGTCGAGGTCGCCGCCGCCCATGTCCGGCATGGTGTTGCGCAGGTTGTTCAGCAGGCTTTCGATCACCTTCTGCAGCGAGTTGCGCTCCACCAGGATCGGCTCGACCATGCAGTTGGAGTGGAACTTGATCTCGTCCAGCGCATGCGACTGCATCGGGTCGGCGATGCCCACGTAAAGCCGCTTGCCGCGACGGAACAGCGGCAGCGCCTGGTGCTTGGTGATCAAGGCCTCGCTGATCAGGTCCAGCGGCATCGTGGTCGGATTCAACGAGGCCACGTCCATCATCGGCATGCCGAACTCGACCGACGCCACCCGCGTCAGCTCCGCACTATCGACCAAGCCGTGATCCAGCAACCAGGTACCCAGCGCAGCCTTCTGCTGCCCGCTGTCCGCCATGGCCTTGCGGACCACGTCCTCCGCCATCACGCCTTCGGACACCAGCCGGCGCGCCATGCCGGACAGACCCGTAAGCGACGGTTGCAATTGAGATGACATAAACGGCTCGACCTTGCCCCTGTATGTTGTTGAATCTACCGCAGTCCGCCCCGCAGGTCACCCACTGAATGCAATTCCCCGCGGGTCACCGCCGGATAGCTCGACGCAGCGCACAAACGCACGGCGCGGCCGCCTCTTCAGGGTTACCCGG
This is a stretch of genomic DNA from Rhodanobacter sp. FDAARGOS 1247. It encodes these proteins:
- the pilB gene encoding type IV-A pilus assembly ATPase PilB, producing MSSQLQPSLTGLSGMARRLVSEGVMAEDVVRKAMADSGQQKAALGTWLLDHGLVDSAELTRVASVEFGMPMMDVASLNPTTMPLDLISEALITKHQALPLFRRGKRLYVGIADPMQSHALDEIKFHSNCMVEPILVERNSLQKVIESLLNNLRNTMPDMGGGDLDELDIEAGDGESESSSGVDATGNDDAPVVKFVNKVLVDAIRRGASDIHFEPFETQYRVRVRMDGILSTVANPPMKMANRISSRIKVMSQLDIAEKRVPQDGRIKLNLSKTRAVDFRVSVLPTLFGEKIVMRILDGSSARIGIEKLGYEPNQQKLYIDAIHKPYGLVLVTGPTGSGKTVSLYTGLNMLNTPERNISTVEDPVEIRVEGINQVQQNVKRGMTFASALRSFLRQDPDVIMVGEIRDLETAEIAIKAAQTGHMVLSTLHTNDAAQTVSRLMNMGIAPYNITSSVTLIIAQRLARRLHDCKKPMDLPPQVLLAAGFSQADIDEGMTIYEAGGCDGCNDGYKGRVGIYQVMPMLEEIQKIILQGGNTMEIAAAAKAAGVNDLRASALLKVKQGLTSLIEIDRVTKE